One segment of Xiphias gladius isolate SHS-SW01 ecotype Sanya breed wild chromosome 1, ASM1685928v1, whole genome shotgun sequence DNA contains the following:
- the dmxl2 gene encoding dmX-like protein 2 isoform X2 translates to MHLHQVLTGAVNPGDCCYSVGSVNDIPFTAYGSGCDVVILASDFECVQIIPGAQNGNIQVGCVECSHQLGRIAASYGNTVCIFEPLSTNPNKRHKQLNYQWQKTGQFFLDAITYNLAWDPQGNRILAATERLQLWAPPLADALIEEEDGQMTEDKPHPVLNDWNCIWQCKTAASVHIAKWSPDGEYFATVGKDDCLLKVWYPTTGWRSAVVVQDPSDKKPLPVHFSFVYLAHPRSVTGMSWRKTSKYMPKGSVCNVLLTSCEDGVCRLWSETLLPEDSLLGGQISENTQSFSSSLPSLAGNKDKIQHALESIHHLKHLRRGRRRSSALVAHSELLPSQLSTQDAHTHRHIAHHANALCHFHISASINPNTDIPSVLADSAVFNSDDGTGGGGFVVHWLNNKDLSFTSSMDLFMLQLRKFSEQQLDQTAEDPLDPEGSPMKFDFDLDDISDKASSEHGEEGEPGEQGSTKASSPGSSSSMPLPSMLLERKMETLTTEWNKSPDMLFTIHPTDGSFLVWHVKYLDEFNQGIFRQVQVSFSSRIPVAFPTGDANSLSKNILMYACTLTEGESGAAGEQGRMVQRVSHSASASACLGSPALAPPPMPRPGISPAVMMVSKHVDGSLNQWAVTFAERSAFSNVLTVSHKFRYCGHRFHLNDQACHTVLPLLLTSSHHNALLTPPSAPGSLEGEQPPTFPLPKGLPRKQLRNAATRTFHDPNAIYSELILWRVDHIGPLSCTGGVSELARINSLHTSAFSNVAWLPTLVPSSVLGTYCNSASACFVASDGKNLRLYQAVVDARKLLDELSDPETSKLVGEVFNIVSQQSTARPGCIIELDIITNQCGSNTQLLHVFQEDFILGYKPQKESEAYTPAFPSGEDYQPAPFSEKFFLVVIEKDLNRNSVLQMWHLHLKSVQACVDEPSPDYSFQSQLMVPNQVVNADSSPETSPIRPLPRSASTANLQSASKLILSSKLVYSKRLDLPHGVEVTRATPSAGHLSSSSIYPVCLAPYLIVTTCSDSRVRFWRCAVEGDDGYGEHEHDNRAYRWEPWALMNEEEDNNSAVCVSGRPVAVSCSYIGRLAVAFKQPQQGQLQGSGEDFSMHVSIYECESTGGSEWVLEQTLHLDDFARPSSTLDPRVSVDSNLFVYSRSDLYMSRDHSSPNIKHYVHLDWLSKEDGSHILTVGVGSNILMYGRISGMVNEQTSSKEGVAVITLPLGGSIKQGIRSRWILLRSVYLLSSVDGTPSLPVSLSWVRDGILVVGMDCEMHVYAQWHQDKKPGEAEEGNLSSADIAGGQTTGPSSVFEGRARSKSVFEGSAAVDEALRAPAGLQEGGLFEAAHSLSPTLPQYHPTQLLELMDLGKVRRAKAILAHLVKCIAGEVAVVRDVEAGEGGARRHLSRTISVTGSTAKDTIVAGRDGGRDYTEINSIPPLPLYALMLADVDTSYKGAEEAAKGTKVADGEGAQKSAEDQYADLFQVPTVTTDDFVNFATDKPEKKSRVINLSQYGPTYFGPEHAQVLSSHLMHSSLPGLTRLEQMFLVALADTVATTSAEVTSSTDQQYTGGEALDECGLRYLLAMRLHTCLLTSLPPLYRMQLLHQGLSTCHFAWAFHSEAEEELLNMIPAMQRGDPQWSELRAVGVGWWIRNINTLRKMVEKLGKAAFQRHNDPLDAALFYLAMKKKAVLWGLFRSQHDEKMTQFFKNNFSEDRWRKAALKNAFSLLGKQRFEQSAAFFLLAGSLKDAIEVLMEKMEDLQLAMIVARLYEADFENSSTCQGLLYEKVLGCNRDGGGYHCSRLHPDPFLRSIAYWIMKDYTRALDTLLERIPKEDDENPDVTVKSCNPVVFSFYNYLRTHPLIIRRHYASPEGTATTVGLTAEKSSADEINLIERKLFFTTANAHFKVGCPVLALEVLSKIPKVTKKSGSSPLSKASSKANLNSTQPLENGTQGGVDWGSRAAPSHAWGGNDSVGGLDWSQPVVKVEEDELKLDWGDDKEDDEDEDDDDGLTMKKPEPETKADGGLESGGAKLQRADSQGESEVDVIAEQLKFRACLKILMTELRTLATGFEVDGGKLRFQLYNWLEKEIAGMHKICNYKVEGKEEDSEVERWGERTASVDILDEALEHTEAGAYERHQMERRRLQAKQQHSERRKAWLRKNQALLRVFLSYCSLHGAKGGGVTSVRMELLFLLQESQQETTVKQLQSPLPLPTTLPLLSACIAPTKTVIANPVLHLSNHIHDILHTITLMEAPPHPDITDDRVSALHTLAASLSACVYQALCDSHSYSSQTEANQFTGMVYQGLLLSERKRLRTESIEEHITPNSAPAQWPGVSSLISLLTSAREEDQPRLNVLLCEAVVAVYLALLIHGLGTHSSNELFRLAAHPLNNRMWAAVFGGGAKVIIKPKRPEAPPVAPPQPPAEDVDRYRRRFNMRMLVPGRPVKETPANPPPVPTERPAYREKFIPPELSMWDYFVAKPFLPLSDSNALYDSDESGTEDDEDDDDAFLSDTQITEHSDPKSYSWILIRLVMVKLAHHNVKNFLPLAGLDFTDLPVTSPLSNAVLKTLENWEQLLLEQMNKFDGPPPNYINTYPTDLSTGGGPAILRHKAMLEPDNTPFKTKNHQSFPARRLWHFLVKQEVLQETLIRYIFTKKRKQSESVENHMDRISPNCIAGASSPYKVEADLGYPGGKAKIIHKESDIIMAFAINRANSNEIVLASTHDVQEVDVSTLVAVQPYTWIGEDFDKESRSSDDIDHRSSHTNIAQASSVPFAPPQMPVSASMPWLGSGQTSMGASVIMKRNLNNVKRMTSHPIYQYYVTGAQDGSVRMFEWNRPQQLICFRQAGNARVTRLYFNSQGNKCGVADGEGFLSLWQVNQTSSNPKPYLSWQCHTKTCGDFAFITSSSLIATAGQSNDNRNVCLWDTLISPSNTMVHAFPCHENGATVLQYAPKQQLLITGGRKGYVCVFDIRQRQLLHTFQAHDSAIKALALDAFEDFFVTGSAEGNMKVWKLAGHGLMHSFSSEHAKQSIFRNIGAGVMQVETRPGNRIFTCGADGTLKMRVLPDRYNIPSSLVDVL, encoded by the exons CTTGGCTAGTGACTTTGAGTGTGTGCAGATCATCCCTGGAGCTCAGAATGGAAACATACAGGTGGGCTGTGTGGAGTGCTCCCACCAGCTTGGCAGG ATTGCTGCATCCTACGGAAACACAGTCTGCATCTTTGAACCTCTTTCCACCAACCCAAACAAACGCCATAAG CAGCTTAACTATCAGTGGCAAAAGACAGGACAGTTCTTCCTCGATGCCATTACCTACAACCTCGCCTGGGACCCACAAG GGAACCGTATCCTGGCAGCAACTGAACGGCTCCAGCTGTGGGCTCCTCCACTGGCAGATGCCCTGATAGAAGAGGAGGATGGGCAGATGACTGAGGACAAGCCCCACCCTGTCCTAAATGATTGGAACTGTATCTGGCAGTGCAA GACTGCTGCATCTGTTCACATTGCCAAGTGGTCTCCTGATGGGGAGTACTTTGCAACAGTTGGGAAG GATGACTGTTTACTTAAGGTGTGGTATCCCACCACGGGCTGGCGTTCTGCTGTGGTGGTCCAGGACCCCTCCGATAAAAAGCCTCTTCCTGTACACTTCTCCTTTGTTTACCTGGCCCATCCTCGCTCGGTCACTGGTATGTCCTGGAGGAAGACCAGCAAGTACATGCCCAA GGGTTCGGTGTGCAATGTGTTGCTGACATCCTGTGAGGATGGTGTGTGTAGGTTGTGGTCTGAGACCCTGCTACCAGAAGACAGCCTGCTTGGGGGACAGATCTCTGAGAACACACAGTCCTTCAGCTCTAGCCTGCCAAGCCTGGCAGGCAATAAGGACAAGATCCAGCATGCTTTGGAG TCAATCCACCACCTGAAGCATCTGCGCCGGGGCAGGCGACGGTCCTCTGCTCTGGTGGCACACAGTGAGCTGCTGCCCTCTCAGCTTAGCACACAGGACGCACACACTCACCGCCACATCGCTCATCATGCCAATGCCCTGTGTCACTTCCATATCTCAGCCAGTATTAACCCCAACACAG ATATCCCATCAGTGCTGGCTGACTCTGCAGTGTTCAACTCAGACGATGGCACTGGTGGCGGAGGCTTCGTGGTTCACTGGCTCAATAATAAGGACCTTAGCTTCACTTCCTCAATGGACCTCTTTATGCTGCAGCTCCGTAAGTTCTCTGAACAGCAGCTGGACCAGACTGCTGAGGACCCCCTGGACCCCGAAGGGTCCCCTATGAAGTTTGACTTTG ACCTTGATGACATATCAGACAAAGCCTCCTCAGAGCACGGCGAAGAGGGTGAGCCAGGGGAGCAGGGAAGCACCAAAGCATCTTCCCCAGGATCCAGCTCCAGTATGCCTTTGCCCTCCATGCTACTGGAAAGGAAGATGGAAACTCTGACCACAGAGTGGAACAAGAGCCCAGACATGCTTTTCACCATACACCCTACCGATGGATCTTTTCTAGTTTGGCATGTGAAGTACTTGGATGAATTCAACCAGGGCATCTTCAGACAGGTGCAG GTTTCCTTCTCCTCCCGTATTCCAGTGGCTTTTCCTACAGGTGATGCCAACTCACTTAGTAAAAACATCCTGATGTACGCCTGCACTTTGACTGAGGGTGAGAGTGGCGCGGCTGGGGAGCAAGGGAGGATGGTCCAACGTGTCTCCCACTCTGCTTCAGCCTCTGCCTGCCTGGGTTCGCCCGCCCTGGCCCCCCCTCCCATGCCTCGCCCTGGTATTAGTCCTGCTGTCATGATGGTCTCCAAGCACGTAGATGGATCTCTCAACCAG TGGGCAGTCACATTTGCCGAGCGCTCTGCCTTCTCCAACGTACTGACTGTATCTCACAAGTTCCGATACTGTGGCCACCGCTTCCATCTGAATGACCAAGCCTGCCACACagtgctgccactgctgctgacCTCCTCTCACCATAACGCCCTGCTCACACCTCCCTCGGCCCCTGGCAGCCTTGAGGGAGAGCAGCCTCCAACCTTTCCCCTACCAAAGGGACTTCCCAG GAAGCAGCTTCGTAATGCAGCTACAAGGACCTTCCATGACCCCAATGCCATCTACAGTGAGCTGATCTTGTGGAGGGTGGATCACATTGGACCCCTGTCCTGCACTGGAGGGGTCTCTGAACTGGCCCGTATCAACTCTCTGCACACCTCTGCTTTCAGCAATGTTGCTTGGCTACCCACACTAGTACCCAGCTCTGTGCTTG GAACTTATTGTAACAGTGCCAGTGCCTGCTTTGTGGCATCAGATGGTAAAAACCTGCGTCTCTACCAAGCTGTGGTGGATGCCAGAAAACTACTGGATGAGCTGTCCGATCCTGAAACATCT AAACTGGTGGGCGAAGTGTTCAACATTGTCAGCCAGCAGTCTACTGCCAGACCTGGATGTATCATAGAGTTGGACATCATCACAAACCAG TGTGGCTCCAACACCCAGCTGCTGCATGTCTTCCAAGAGGACTTCATTTTAGGTTACAAGCCTCAGAAAGAATCAGAAGCATACACACCGGCCTTTCCATCTGGTGAAG ATTATCAACCTGCCCCATTCTCTGAGAAGTTCTTCCTGGTTGTGATAGAAAAGGATCTCAACAGGAACTCTGTCTTGCAGATGTGGCACCTGCATCTCAAGTCTGTGCAGGCTTGTGTTG ATGAGCCGAGCCCAGATTATAGCTTCCAGAGCCAGCTAATGGTTCCCAATCAAGTTGTGAATGCCGACTCGTCTCCGGAGACCTCTCCTATCAGACCCCTGCCAAGGTCTGCCTCTACAGCCAACTTGCAATCAGCGAGCAAACTCATCCTCAGCTCCAAGCTGGTGTACAGCAAACGGCTTGACCTGCCCCATGGGGTGGAGGTTACCAGGGCCACCCCCTCTGCAG GTCATCTAAGTTCCTCCTCTATCTACCCTGTGTGCCTGGCTCCGTACCTGATTGTTACAACCTGCTCTGACTCTCGCGTGCGGTTCTGGCGATGTGCTGTGGAGGGTGATGACGGGTATGGTGAGCATGAGCATGACAACCGGGCATACCGCTGGGAGCCTTGGGCTCTGATGAATGAGGAGGAAGACAACaacagtgctgtgtgtgtgtcagggaggCCTGTAGCTGTGTCCTGCTCCTACATCGGCAGGCTGGCTGTGGCCTTTAAACAGCCACAACAAGGACAG CTGCAGGGTTCTGGAGAGGACTTCTCTATGCATGTGTCTATCTATGAGTGTGAGTCTACTGGTGGCTCAGAGTGGGTTTTAGAGCAAACACTTCACCTGGACGACTTTGCCAGGCCCTCGTCAACCCTGGATCCAAGAGTCAGTGTGGACTCAAACCTCTTTGTCTACAGCAG GTCTGACCTGTACATGAGCAGAGACCATAGCTCCCCCAACATTAAGCACTATGTGCATCTGGACTGGCTGTCAAAGGAGGATGGATCTCACATCCTCACTGTGGGGGTTGGATCCAACATTCTCATGTATGGCCGTATCTCTGGCATGGTCAATGAGCAGACAAGCAGCAAAGAGGGGGTGGCTGTCATCACCCTTCCTCTAGGGGGCAGTATCAAACAGGGGATTCGTTCACGCTGGATCCTGCTTCGGTCTGTGTACCTCCTTTCCTCCGTGGACGGCACACCATCTCTGCCAGTCTCCCTGTCCTGGGTGAGGGACGGCATCCTGGTGGTGGGCATGGACTGTGAAATGCATGTGTATGCCCAGTGGCATCAGGACAAGAAGCCTGGTGAGGCAGAGGAGGGCAACCTGTCATCTGCAGACATTGCTGGAGGTCAGACCACAGGTCCCTCCTCAGTCTTTGAAGGGAGAGCCAGGTCTAAGAGTGTGTTTGAAGGGAGTGCTGCAGTGGATGAGGCCCTTCGTGCCCCAGCAGGACTTCAGGAAGGGGGACTGTTTGAGGCAGCTCACTCCCTGTCCCCAACTCTACCCCAGTACCATCCAACCCAGCTACTGGAACTCATGGACCTAGGCAAAGTTCGCCGTGCCAAG GCCATCCTCGCTCACCTGGTAAAGTGTATTGCCGGGGAGGTTGCTGTGGTGAGGGATGTGGAGGCAGGTGAGGGCGGAGCCAGGAGACATCTGTCCCGAACCATCAGTGTGACTGGCAGCACAGCAAAAGACACTATTGTGGCTGGCCGCGACGGGGGCCGCGACTACACAGAGATCAACTCCATCCCTCCCTTGCCCCTTTACGCGCTCATGTTGGCTGACGTAGACACCTCATACAAGGGAGCAGAAGAGGCTGCTAAGGGAACTAAGGTGGCCGATGGTGAGGGAGCTCAGAAGTCCGCAGAGGACCAGTATGCTGACCTTTTCCAG GTGCCAACAGTTACCACAGATGACTTTGTGAACTTTGCCACCGACAAACCAGAGAAGAAGTCTCGAGTTATCAACCTCTCTCAATATGGACCCACATACTTTGGACCAGAGCATGCTCAG GTATTGTCCAGTCACCTCATGCACTCTAGCCTACCAGGGCTGACCAGACTAGAGCAGATGTTCTTGGTGGCCTTGGCTGACACTGTTGCAACCACCAGTGCTGAGGTCACCAGCTCCACTGATCAACAGTACACAG GTGGTGAGGCTCTCGATGAGTGTGGACTGAGGTACCTGCTGGCCATGCGTCTTCATACTTGCCTGCTCacctctctgccccccctctACCGCATGCAGCTGCTCCACCAGG GCCTATCAACATGCCACTTTGCATGGGCCTTCCACTCGGAAGCAGAAGAGGAGCTGCTGAACATGATTCCAGCCATGCAGAGAGGCGACCCACAATGGTCTGAGCTCAGAGCTGTTGGAGTGGGTTGGTGGATACGCAACATCAACACTCTGCGGAAAATGGTGGAGAAG TTAGGTAAAGCTGCATTCCAGAGACACAACGATCCTTTAGATGCTGCTCTGTTCTACTTGGCTATGAAGAAGAAAGCTGTCCTGTGGGGGCTCTTCAG GTCTCAGCATGATGAGAAGATGACCCAATTCTTCAAGAACAACTTCAGTGAAGACCGCTGGCGGAAGGCAGCTCTGAAAAATGCTTTCTCACTGCTTGGAAAGCAGCGCTTTGAGCAGTCCGCTGCCTTCTTCCTACTGGCTGGATCACTCAAAGACGCCATAGAG GTGTTGATGGAGAAGATGGAGGATCTCCAGTTAGCTATGATAGTAGCAAGGTTGTATGAGGCTGACTTTGAGAATTCATCCACTTGCCAAGGCCTCCTTTATGAGAAGGTCCTGGGCTGTAACAGGGACGGAGGTGGTTACCACTGTTCCAGACTGCACCCTGACCCATTCCTCCGCAGCATAGCATACTGGATCATGAAGGATTACACCAGAGCCCTGGACACACTGTTGGAGCGAATCCCCAAAGAGGATGACGAGAACCCTG ATGTAACGGTGAAATCTTGCAACCCAGTGGTGTTTAGTTTCTATAACTACCTGAGGACACACCCTTTGATCATCCGTCGCCACTATGCAAGTCCAGAGGGCACAGCAACAACTGTGGGTCTCACTGCTGAGAAGAGCAGCGCAGATGAGATCAACCTTATAGAACGCAAGCTGTTCTTCACTACTGCCAATGCACACTTCAAG GTGGGCTGCCCAGTTCTGGCTCTGGAAGTGCTATCCAAGATTCCTAAAGTTACCAAGAAATCTGGCTCCTCACCTCTCAGCAAAGCTTCATCCAAGGCCAACTTAAACTCGACCCAACCCCTGGAAAATGGCACCCAGGGAGGTGTGGACTGGGGCTCCCGAGCAGCCCCTTCCCATGCCTGGGGAGGAAATGATAGTGTAGGTGGGTTGGACTGGAGCCAGCCTGTGGTCAAGGTGGAGGAAGACGAGCTGAAGCTGGACTGGGGAGATGACaaggaagatgatgaagatgaggatgatgatgatggtctGACTATGAAGAAACCAGAGCCTGAGACCAAAGCAGATGGTGGCTTGGAGAGTGGCGGGGCCAAACTGCAGAGAGCAGACTCGCAG GGGGAGTCAGAGGTGGATGTGATAGCAGAGCAGCTGAAGTTCCGTGCCTGTCTGAAAATCCTGATGACAGAGCTGCGTACACTGGCCACAGGCTTTgaggtggatggagggaagctCCGCTTTCAGCTCTACAATTGGCTGGAGAAGGAAATAGCAGGCATGCATAAGATCTGCAACTACAAG gtggaggggaaggaggaagatTCAGAGGTGGAGCGCTGGGGAGAGCGTACAGCATCAGTGGACATATTAGACGAGGCCCTGGAGCATACAGAGGCTGGAGCCTACGAGCGTCACCAGATGGAGCGACGCCGACTTCAGGCCAAGCAGCAGCACTCTGAGAGGCGCAAGGCGTGGCTGAGGAAGAACCAGGCCCTGCTGAGGGTGTTTCTGTCCTACTGCAGCCTTCATGGAGCCAAGGGAGGGGGAGTCACCTCTGTGCGCATGGAGCTTCTGTTCCTTCTGCAGGAGAGCCAGCAg GAGACCACAGTGAAACAGCTACagtctcctctgcctctgcccaCTACACTGCCTCTGCTATCAGCTTGCATTGCCCCCACAAAGACGGTCATAGCAAATCCCGTTCTCCACCTCAGCAACCACATTCACGACATCCTCCACACTATCACCCTGATGGAGGCACCACCACACCCTGACATCACGGATGATCGG GTGAGCGCCTTGCACACACTAGCTGCATCTCTGTCTGCTTGCGTCTATCAAGCTCTGTGTGACAGTCACAGCTACAG CAGCCAGACAGAGGCCAACCAGTTTACAGGGATGGTTTACCAGGGCCTGTTACTCAGTGAGAGGAAACGACTCCGCACAGAAAGCATTGAAGAACACATAACTCCCAACTCCGCTCCTGCACAGTGGCCAG gtgtgtCATCCCTGATTTCTCTGTTGACGTCTGCCAGGGAGGAGGACCAGCCAAGGCTCAACGTGCTGCTGTGTGAAGCAGTCGTGGCTGTTTATCTTGCACTGCTCATTCATGGCCTGGGCACTCACAGCAGCAATGAACTCTTCCGCCTGGCCGCACATCCCCTCAACAACCGCATGTGGGCCGCTGTCTTTGGAGGAGGGGCCAAAGTCATTATCAAGCCAAAGAGGCCTGAGGCCCCACCAG tGGCTCCTCCTCAGCCCCCAGCAGAGGACGTCGACCGATACAGACGTAGGTTCAACATGAGGATGCTTGTTCCTGGACGCCCCGTAAAAGAGACACCAGCCAACCCACCTCCTGTGCCCACAGAAAGACCTGCCTACAGGGAAAAGTTCATTCCCCCAGAGCTGAGCATGTGGGACTACTTTGTGGCCAAA CCCTTCCTGCCACTGTCAGACAGCAATGCCCTGTATGACTCAGATGAAAGCGGCAcagaggatgatgaagatgatgatgacgCCTTCCTTTCTGACACACAGATAACGGAGCACTCTGACCCCAAGTCTTACAG CTGGATTTTGATCCGCCTGGTTATGGTGAAACTAGCTCATCACAACGTCAAGAACTTCCTCCCTCTTGCTGGCCTTGACTTCACAG aCCTGCCAGTCACCTCCCCTCTCAGCAATGCTGTGCTGAAGACTTTAGAGAACTGGGAGCAGCTTCTGCTGGAGCAAATGAACAAGTTTGATGGCCCGCCTCCCAACTACATCAACACTTACCCTACTGACCTCAGCACAGGAGGTGGCCCCGCCATACTCCGACACAAGGCCATGCTAGAGCCAGACAACACACCCTTCAA gacAAAGAACCACCAGTCCTTTCCAGCCCGACGTCTTTGGCATTTCCTGGTCAAACAGGAAGTTCTTCAGGAGACTTTGATCCGTTACATCTTTACCAAGAAAAGGAAGCAGAGTGAG tCTGTAGAGAACCATATGGACCGTATAAGCCCAAACTGCATAGCAGGAGCTAGCAGTCCCTATAAG GTGGAGGCAGATCTGGGGTACCCAGGAGGCAAGGCTAAAATCATTCATAAGGAGTCTGATATAATCATGGCATTTGCCATCAATAGG GCTAACTCCAATGAAATAGTGTTGGCCTCCACTCATGATGTCCAGGAGGTGGACGTGTCTACTCTAGTGGCTGTCCAGCCCTACACCTGGATAGGGGAGGACTTTGATAAGGAGTCCCGCAG ctctGACGACATAGACCATCGTTCTTCTCATACCAACATTGCCCAGGCTAGCTCTGTCCCTTTTGCACCACCACAGATGCCAGTCTCTGCATCCATGCCATGGCTCGGCAGCGGGCAGACCAGCATGGGAGCCAGTGTG ATCATGAAGAGGAATCTGAATAATGTGAAGAGAATGACATCCCACCCCATATATCAGTATT ACGTGACAGGGGCTCAGGACGGCAGTGTGAGAATGTTTGAATGGAACAGACCTCAGCAACTTATTTGCTTCAGACAAGCAGGCAACGCTAGAGTCACCCGGCTCTATTTCAACTCCCAAGGCAATAAG TGCGGAGTTGCTGACGGAGAGGGCTTCCTCAGTCTCTGGCAGGTCAACCAGACATCCTCCAACCCCAAACCCTATCTG AGTTGGCAGTGCCACACGAAGACCTGCGGTGATTTTGCCTTCATCACGTCCTCCAGCCTCATCGCTACAGCCGGACAGTCCAATGATAACAG aaatGTTTGCCTGTGGGATACTCTGATTTCACCTAGCAATACCATGGTCCATG CGTTCCCCTGCCACGAGAACGGGGCCACTGTGCTACAGTATGCTCCTAAACAGCAGCTGCTAATCACTGGAGGCAGAAAGGgctatgtgtgcgtgtttgacATCCGCCAGAGGCAGCTGCTCCACACTTTCCAGGCCCATGACTCAGCCATCAAGGCCCTCGCACTGGATGCCTTTGAGGACTTCTTCGTCACTGGCTCTGCAGAGGGCAACATGAAG GTGTGGAAGTTAGCCGGCCACGGTCTCATGCACTCTTTTAGCAGCGAGCATGCCAAGCAGTCCATCTTCCGCAACATTGGCGCCGGTGTCATGCAGGTGGAGACGCGGCCCGGTAACCGTATCTTCACCTGTGGGGCAGACGGCACCCTCAAGATGAGGGTCCTCCCTGACCGCTACAATATCCCCAGCAGCTTGGTTGACGTCCTGTAA